One genomic region from archaeon CG10_big_fil_rev_8_21_14_0_10_43_11 encodes:
- a CDS encoding 30S ribosomal protein S27ae, whose protein sequence is MASGPKVRTRGKRKPTKRPTSKKYQAFTIEGNTLSRNKSMCAKCGAGVYMAQHKNRETCGKCGYTKFKQD, encoded by the coding sequence ATGGCATCAGGACCAAAAGTTCGAACGCGTGGAAAAAGAAAACCAACAAAGCGCCCCACAAGCAAGAAATACCAAGCATTCACCATTGAAGGAAACACACTTTCACGAAACAAAAGCATGTGCGCAAAATGTGGTGCAGGCGTGTACATGGCACAACACAAAAACCGCGAAACGTGCGGAAAATGTGGTTACACTAAGTTCAAGCAAGACTAA
- a CDS encoding 30S ribosomal protein S6e, whose product MIFLTTTQVAQHTMKAVIADPKTGKTYGKPLTDEDVKLLVGKRIGETLKGEVLDLQGYEFEITGGNDTQGFAMRKSVPGTKRKKLLISGGVGFKPDAKGLRRRKTVRGNAIDTDIAQVNMKIVKEGKTPLADVFKKEEGEKKEGEQ is encoded by the coding sequence ATGATATTTTTAACTACAACACAGGTGGCACAACACACAATGAAAGCTGTAATCGCAGACCCAAAAACAGGCAAGACGTATGGAAAACCGCTTACTGATGAGGATGTAAAACTCCTGGTAGGAAAACGCATTGGCGAGACTCTTAAAGGAGAAGTTCTTGACTTGCAAGGCTATGAATTTGAAATCACAGGCGGAAATGACACGCAAGGCTTTGCCATGAGAAAAAGCGTTCCTGGCACGAAACGAAAGAAACTTCTTATTAGCGGCGGAGTCGGCTTTAAACCAGATGCAAAAGGCCTAAGAAGACGAAAAACCGTTCGCGGAAATGCTATTGACACAGACATTGCACAAGTGAACATGAAAATAGTAAAAGAAGGCAAAACCCCTCTTGCTGATGTGTTCAAAAAAGAAGAAGGCGAAAAAAAGGAAGGTGAACAATAA